One part of the Gadus macrocephalus chromosome 8, ASM3116895v1 genome encodes these proteins:
- the LOC132463016 gene encoding kidney mitochondrial carrier protein 1-like, whose translation MSNSNWKPFVFGGLASVTAECGTFPIDLTKTRLQVQGQVGDIKYREIRYRGMLHAMVKICREEGVRTLYSGLAPAMLRQASYGTIKIGTYQSLKRLLVDNPEDETLLINVGCGVMSGVISSSIANPTDVLKIRMQAQGSVIQGSMMGNFINIYQQEGTRGLWKGVSLTAQRAAIVVGVELPVYDLTKKHLIRSGHMGDTVYTHFLSSFVCGLAGALTSNPVDVVRTRMMNQRGGAVYQGTVDCLLQTWRSEGFMALYKGFFPNWLRLGPWNIIFFLTYEQLKKIDV comes from the exons ATGTCAAACTCAAACTGGAAGCCGTTTGTTTTCGGCGGTCTAGCCTCTGTCACGGCAGAATGCG GGACTTTCCCAATCGATTTGACCAAGACGCGGTTACAAGTACAAGGCCAAGTGGGAGACATCAAATACCGAGAAATTCGCTACAGAGGAATGCTCCATGCAATGGTGAAAATTTGcagagaggagggagtcagAACACTGTATTCGGG CCTAGCCCCGGCGATGCTGCGCCAGGCATCCTATGGAACAATAAAGATCGGCACCTACCAGAGCCTCAAGCGTCTTCTCGTGGACAACCCAGAGG ACGAGACGTTGCTGATTAACGTAGGCTGTGGCGTTATGTCTGGGGTCATCTCCTCGTCCATCGCAAACCCAACCGATGTGCTGAAG ATCCGCATGCAGGCCCAGGGTAGCGTTATCCAGGGCAGCATGATGGGGAACTTCATCAACATCTACCAGCAGGAGGGAACCAGAGGACTGTGGAAG gGCGTGTCTCTCACGGCGCAGAGGGCGGCCATCGTGGTCGGGGTGGAGCTGCCCGTCTATGACCTTACCAAGAAGCACCTCATCCGGTCGGGTCACATGGGCGACACGGTCTACACACACTTCCT GTCCAGCTTTGTGTGCGGTTTGGCCGGGGCCCTGACCTCCAACCCGGTGGATGTGGTCCGGACCCGCATGATGAACCAGCGGGGAGGAGCCGTGTACCAGGGCACCGTGGACTGTCTGCTACAG ACCTGGCGTTCGGAGGGCTTCATGGCTCTTTACAAAGGGTTCTTCCCCAACTGGCTGCGTCTGGGTCCGTGGAATATCATT TTCTTCCTCACCTACGAGCAGCTAAAGAAGATTGACGTTTGA